ATAAAGTAACATTTTCAAACCTCTCCGCAGCATTCTGGAGCTCACTGCCATCAAAGTGATGAAAACTATCATTTAGAAGTAGGTAAATTATGGAAAGAAGACATGGGCTTTCATGTTTGATGTCTAACCAGGTGTTCAGATCAAAAACCGCTGCTTTGGTGAGCATCTTATTAAAGGTACCGATTAGGTTGTAACAGCGTGAGATCTTTACGTTGTCCTTGAAAATACTGTTGCATTAAGCTACAGCGATATGGagcattattattttcattagcAGTAGTAGTGttggtagtagtagtaatagtagtagtagtaacagTCCTCCTTAAAGGAATGAAAACCGAATagcaatcaaaatcaaaaaccTGATTTAGAAAATAGAATGAAACTACAATGTTGTATTACAGGAGTTTACACTATAGCAACAAACCTTTAAAATAATGTCCTGTGATTATTAACATTTACCTGTGTAATACACTATTTAATAATGCAGGTGCGGAGCAGCgtttaacacacaaacaagctcaCTGATGTCAGTTCATACCACACACAGCAAAATGTTCATGGTGTGAAAACAGTACATTTTAACACCAGAATGTACCCTGATACGTGTATACCGTTACAGCCCTACTATTGATGATATAAGATCCAGCTGGGTTTGGACTTCAGATTCCAAATCACTGCCCAGCAGTTTGGAAAACAATCGGCAGCTTTGTACTGTCACGAAATCAAAAATATCCTTCTGCATGACGTCGTCTGGTAAATAAAGGAGTTCACGCGGTGACCTCCATGCACGGTGCATGTTTTTGATTGGGTTACACAACCTTTTAAGCAGACAACGTTACATTGTTACGTCTCTCTGAGTGTTTAGGACAATTGCTCAGTGCTGTCGGAATCGTACAGGgcgagaacaaaaaaaaaaaactgtaagaaAGACTCAGAGGTAGAAATGATAACGTTCAGCCACAATGCTTTGGGTGGGAAGCAGACAGAACACGTGGGACACTGTTAACGCTTTCGGTCACCACTCCAGAGTCCTTACGGTTCCCTCTCCTGGGAACAGGCTCCCGATCCGCTCACCTGGGAATGAAAAGTCAACGTGCTCGCTCGCTCTTCTGTTCCCGACTCCTTCCGGTTCCCCGTGCAAACTTTTCACAAGCGCCCTCCAACTTTTTGCTGGTTTGTTCGAGTCGCGCAGATTAGCAGCAattgcatttttgtattttaaatgatttgtgcTGCACAATGATATAATTTGAAATGATACAATGTCAATATTCTTACAATATATCTTTCTATATTTTGATCTTTCGTTATCATCTTTCTTTGTTTATGTCTCTCTCTTCAGGCTAAATATTACTGTGAATGTGATCGTAATGAGCAGGATATGTTCTCACACCGTCTTAAAATACTATTAAACAAGCCGACATCACATCATATCGCTGCTTCAAACGCTTACAAAGGAACAATACAATATAATCAGCCATTTTGCATCAAAGATTCAACGTGTATCTTGAAAGAGCTTCACAAACCCTTAGAAACCCTTGTTAAAGCAGCACACAATCAGTCACTGGGCCTAATTTCCAGTTTAGCATCAAAGTCTGTCGAGTCTCTGCTTCACAAAGTGTCACCGGATCAGTTACGAGATCCCAATTATATATCCCATAATAAAATGCAGTCATTAGCGAGCAGGCTATTGGGTCCGCCCGTGGGGACTTGTGATTGGTCGGGGCTTCTCATTAGGTGGTGTCCAGCCAATCGGGCCTCTTGTGGGGCTTGCAGGTGTGAACGTCCACCAGGTCCTCGCAGTAGCTGCATTCCACGGCGCAGCACCACTTGAACTTGCACTCGCACTTGGTGACGCGTTTGACGCGCATGGTGTCGTAGCCCCGCCCACAGCACATGACCTCGCAGCCGTCGGTGCCTCTGGAGGACCTGTTGCACACTCGGCCTGCTGTGCCCAAGGAGCCTGTAAAGAAATATGTACAGatattgggttttttttagttgtgtattttttcttttttttatatatatatatttgttatgtTACCGAAATTAAATTCTAACGTAATAGCAAACATTTGCGCACCGTCTCTGCATTTGTACTCTGCGCCACCCAAGAAGATGTGATTGCTTTAAAGGGACACAAACAAGCCACGGGTTTCCCCCCCCGATTCCAGAAAGACAATGTGTGGAGCCGGACCTTTCCTCAGCCGTGAATAAGAGTCAGGCGATACTAAACTACATTTACAGGAAGGAAGGATTGCTAATTTTGCCTTATACATAAATATTTGATCCAGATTGTGATGCAAAATGATGATGCATGCtgctttaaattgtatttttgaagTCTGAACATGCACCTCTTCCATTGCACGTGCAGTGACTCTATAGCCACTGTTCTTCTTCAGTGGTTGTTTGCCCAAGTCATGTCAGCTAAACTTAATTCCTTTTTGGAAAACCCCCAGTGACGACCTGCTGCAGATGTTCCAGAAGTGAAGATGACCACCTCTGAacaccacggggggggggggggggaatatccAGATCCCGAAAAAACTGAAACGGGATTTCCAAAAGCACTTTTCCGCACTCCTGGGTGTGGCGCTGGCTTACAGGCACGCTGACAGAATAGTCTcggagagaaacacaaaagtGTCCTCGTACTCGGGTGTAAAATCTAAGCCTGGGATCAAACGGCGTGTCTAATAACAGAGCATCCCTGGAGTAAAGCAAAAAGGATAAGAGGAGCTATTCCCCTCAGGGCTCTAGGGAGTGGAGCCTACTGACCAAAGGAAAGGATTTTGAAAAATAAGCCTGCATGTATCCTTAGGCTACGAATTCCTACACAATGGAGATTAGTGGCGCGGAAGGGTCACCAGCTTCTATTTAAGATCACCTTTTCCACAAGTGAACGCACCTTCATTTACCCCCTTTCGGTTGTCGAGCCGCAACCAAGCCAACGGCGGCGAGGAGTGGGAGAATCATCCGTCGGAACCGTGGCGTCCCCTGCACATGTGTCCGCCCCGCTTTCTTAGCTAACCTATTAACAGCCAGCTAGTGAGCTCCTTCACGCTCTGTTGAAGTGGGCCGGATtggaggacagagacggggCTTAACAAGGTAAAGCAAACACCGGGAATTAAAGGGGATGTTAAAGGTCAGATCATTGAACGTTAAGCTGCGGAGGAATGCGAGCCTTCAGCGGACGAGGCTCCGATTCTCATCGCTAATACGAGCGACGTGGGACAAACCACCTGTTCATCTCGTCTACCGACCcaattgtcttttaattgaaAATTGGAATTGAATTGTGCGTCTCTGAAAAAATATTGGCTAGTATTTTGCACGAAAATGGATTATTCCACATACTGAGGATTTCTCAGTCCAGTCTTTAAGCCGCTGCATACAATAGTTTGAAAGGTGGTACACACAACATTATGCCGGCTAAGAGCGACCGCTGTTGACTTCATCAGTTTGTGAATGTtatgtttttctgtaaataccTGTTTTGGAAATATTGGATTTCCAGGCACACTTAAAACTTAAGCACTGGCTAAATACCAAAAGGGATGCTTTGGGAAAAGTTGTGTAATTTGAGTAAACTGACCCTTTTTAGTCATGATTTTCATTTATAAGCACACTGAGCCCTGTGAGTAATGTGCAgtctttttcctcatttttcttCAATATTCACCAAGGGCGTAGCCACACATTCCAGACAGCCCCgtgtctaaaccatggttacgCCCTTGATGTTCACCGAAAGCATCCACGCAAATTGTCcctattaaaaagaaaaataacgatTTAACTCCCCCAAAAAACGAATTCTTCAGTTATTCGCTCACCTGCTGAGCGGTCGGTGAGACAGTAATCCGGCGAGTTCTCGACATACACCAACTCGTTCTTGGTGCTCCCCTTGAAGTCCCCGTCGGCCACCGTGAAGCCCGTCCCGTCCTGGTTCATGGTCACCTCGATGGCCGCGTTGTACTTCTTGCGCAGGTAGTCGCCCGTCCGCCTGAAGTCGGACATCGCCAGCCAGCAGGTCCTTAGAGAACAGGAGCCGCTGACCCCGTGACACTTGCACTCCAGCTTCATAAAGCGCTTCACTGCCTAgagcaaaggtcaaaggtgaccGGGTGTTAAGCCTGTGATGTTGCCCACGGCACGATGTAGGTGTGATCAGCTCGGCTTCAGGTCGTCTTCCTCCAGGGACCCTTTGATTCTAAATCCACCTCTGCGAGCGTATTTATAATGTATGCCGTTGCATATGTCTACATGGATGtattacatgttttaaaaaatgtgattggCAAAATTTCCTACACGGTTTTAAAAGGACGGCTAAAGGAATATTCAAAAGAAACTGTATAGAAAAAAGTGACACGGCCGTCTCTTTCTATTTTTCCAAATGACAAAGAAgggaaataaattacaaaacaaCAGATTTGACGACGTGTAAAAATGTAACGAGTAAATGATGGAGACATAAACAGAGCACACACTGCAGTCTGAACACTACATGGACCACACCCAGAGACTACGTTGGTGACAGAAAacctcattatatatatatatatatatatatatatatatatataaaaactatGCTATATTATCATTGATGCATTTAATATCATCATTAATTATCAAAATACATTATCTTCCCTGAACCACGGAGACTTAGGGCCTAACCCCTAACCCACATAACGAATCCCAGTCCAGCTGCTCACCATCCGTCCGCACCGGTTGTTGTGCAGGTTCATCAGCGCCCGGGCGTCTTTCACCATCCTCTCTCGGGCGTCGATGAACGCCTTGGCGAATTTGGTGCCGTAGTTGATGTTGTCGCTGCATCCCCCCCAGTCGAAATTGCCCCTGTGGTCGCTGGCTCGCCCTCGCTTGTGGCCGTCGCAGTTGCAGATCTTCAGCTCCCCCTGACTGCAGGCCCTGGTAATGGCGTAGACCACTCCCGCCGAAGAGATGGCGTACACGAACGCCGCCTCGCGGCTGCCTGCGTGCGCGGGAAAAGCGAGACGTTGTCGTTAAATCCTTCACAGATTttgcagatttatttatttttttactgacGTTTTTCCTGCGTTAGTCTATTTCACGGTAACGCCGCCTCGACCGGTTTTGTAGCTTTCTTTAGTAAGGTCCAATATATGTCGATATGCTCTCATTTCACCTTTTATTCTACCCAGATGGCGGCTTTCTCAgcctgtgttttcatttcagacaAGAGGAGATTTTGGGGGTTATTTGGTCTGGCTTTCCCACCCACCTCCTGTTCCCATTCTTGCTCACCCAATGAAGCAGAACACAGGCGATATGTCAGGGAGTAAAGCTTTGTCTGGCTGCCAGAGACATCTACCCAAATATTTACATCTCCTATTACTGTTTATACATCACCAGTGTGGATCTCTCGATCTGCTACTTGTTTTTCGGGGAAAGATCCACTTTCCCCCTCATTCCAGAGAAGGTGGGGAGAAAGAGAATGAAgactttctgtttctttttaggACAAAGTTGATTTAATAAGACACCTATTAATGCTCTGCTTATCTGGTAACAGCGGAGGCATTTACGAGGATGATTAACTTGAGTGTCTCCGACGTAAACAAGCAGCGTCCCGCACGCACaagcagcgccccccccccacctctctcccccccacgtGACACACGTGCAGACTCACTTCTCAGCATCACCCTGCCAAACACAGTGTGGTCCCGGTCCAGCGTGCTGCAGTTCCAGCGGTGGTGCCTGAACTGGTGCTGGCACTCCTTGATCCACTCTTTGGCTCCCTCGCCGATGGACTGCATGAGGTCCGGGTGCCGCTGGCAAAGCTGCCGCTGCTTGTTCACCAGGCCGGGGATGTTGTCGCAGATCACCCGGGCGCCCAGGGCTCCGATGTACCTGCGGGCGCGGCATTGATCGTGATGAGATAAAGGGGCACTGCACCGATGCTGTGCATTGTAGGTGCAAGGTGGTGCGCTGTCTTGGGGCTCTGCAGGGATTTacctcattttttaaatgagcagCTATAGCGATGGTCATTTTGCCGCCATTTTCCATCTTTGTAGTTCTTTTGACCAAGTGGGAGATATTAAATCTGTCACTTTGCGATTATAAGGGTGGTTCCTCACCCAAACCATCAGAagattcttattttttttggaCAGTCAGGCTAGCTGTCTCcggtctttgtgctaagctatgcCAGCCAGCTGcagtttgtttctttgtatttgGCGTACGCAGACAGGAGAGAGATATCTCCTCATCCAACTCTCTGCGGGAAAAAGCGAATGAGGTATTTTCCTCAAAATGCCGAGCTTTAAAGTGAGATTACCGGTAGCATGCCTACACTTCTCCACACCCACACTCCTTGCCTTGTTGAGACTCACATATTCAGGCCGCAGAAGAGATTATTAAATTCCTCCCGATCAGTGACAAGCATCTCTGGCCGTGTGACGGGCCATTTGCTTCCTGCTCCATTCAGACATAATCCCGTACTGTGGAGCGACTCTTAAAAGGGCGGATCACATGCTGCTGGTATTGtgacactgagggggggggggggagggctctcTCTTATCAACAGAGGACAGTCATCTACAGTGCAAGTGACCGCTCAGGCCTTCCCTCCCAGCCAGACAGATCCACCACATGCAGGCGCGGCCCCCCACCAtgcaaccctccccccccccccccgccacacactcaccccctccctccctaatCCTGAACGCTCCACTCTCCATCCGGATATCATTATAGCCACATTCGTGTCGCCTGGCCACCGGGACAGAAGCGGACGTAGCAGGCATTTTCCACTCCCGTTATGGCCGCCGTGGTCCCTTCTAACAGCGACTATCTGGCTGAGCAGTAAAGCAGACCAGCAGCACGActtgtgtttattgtgtgttgTACATGCCGGCTGTGCCAAAAGACCCCTGACAGTCTCCAAGAGGACGCAGGCATAGAGAGCGAGAAGAAAGTCGGTGCCGTGCAACAAGACGCTGGGTGCTCGTCTAGATTATCGCAATGGTTAAAAATAGGCCCTGACAATGCAAACAAGGATTAAATGAGTATTAATCAAACGCTTCTGGATTCTCCTGCTTCGGCGTCGCTCCGTTTCTCTGGAATTTCTCGGCAATTTCTCGCagtttttcttcatgtttttgCATACAGGATTATTGCACAATGGAAAATAGGATAACATATGCTTTTGTCCCTCTGGGGAAATTACGACTCACTTCCTAATttacaaatccattcatttgtGAAAAAGAGGCTAATTGTTACGGG
The Gasterosteus aculeatus chromosome 17, fGasAcu3.hap1.1, whole genome shotgun sequence DNA segment above includes these coding regions:
- the LOC120835266 gene encoding protein Wnt-2b-A-like isoform X1; translation: MKRSNMFSLMKSRRAADSCGAMGNRNRTKSPHRSKPIKIYFTFILLLLVFTPRVDSSWWYIGALGARVICDNIPGLVNKQRQLCQRHPDLMQSIGEGAKEWIKECQHQFRHHRWNCSTLDRDHTVFGRVMLRSSREAAFVYAISSAGVVYAITRACSQGELKICNCDGHKRGRASDHRGNFDWGGCSDNINYGTKFAKAFIDARERMVKDARALMNLHNNRCGRMAVKRFMKLECKCHGVSGSCSLRTCWLAMSDFRRTGDYLRKKYNAAIEVTMNQDGTGFTVADGDFKGSTKNELVYVENSPDYCLTDRSAGSLGTAGRVCNRSSRGTDGCEVMCCGRGYDTMRVKRVTKCECKFKWCCAVECSYCEDLVDVHTCKPHKRPDWLDTT
- the LOC120835266 gene encoding protein Wnt-2b-like isoform X2; the protein is MLVTDREEFNNLFCGLNMYIGALGARVICDNIPGLVNKQRQLCQRHPDLMQSIGEGAKEWIKECQHQFRHHRWNCSTLDRDHTVFGRVMLRSSREAAFVYAISSAGVVYAITRACSQGELKICNCDGHKRGRASDHRGNFDWGGCSDNINYGTKFAKAFIDARERMVKDARALMNLHNNRCGRMAVKRFMKLECKCHGVSGSCSLRTCWLAMSDFRRTGDYLRKKYNAAIEVTMNQDGTGFTVADGDFKGSTKNELVYVENSPDYCLTDRSAGSLGTAGRVCNRSSRGTDGCEVMCCGRGYDTMRVKRVTKCECKFKWCCAVECSYCEDLVDVHTCKPHKRPDWLDTT